A single genomic interval of Nocardioides nitrophenolicus harbors:
- a CDS encoding pirin family protein, which produces MSNPEARPDEVVCEGRQAAGVELMEPREVPLGGPRAMPVRRTLPQRQRSLIGAWCFLDHYGPDLVSESGGMEVAPHPHTGLQTVSWLFTGEIEHRDSAGNVAMVRPQEVNLMTAGRGISHSEVSTPETTVLHGAQLWVALPDADRDTDPGFQHYAPAEVSGEGWRAHVFLGSLLGDSSPVTTFTPLLGAELVLDPGTTLRVPVDPDFELGVLVDLGSVTVGGVSAKVADLAFVPPGGDELVLAAGDEGARLLVLGGPPFGESIVMWWNFVGRTHEEVVAYRAAWQEQITGADGGVVPDSRQVAPGRFGVVPDQPLPPIPAPGLPNARLRERR; this is translated from the coding sequence ATGAGCAACCCGGAGGCGCGTCCCGACGAAGTCGTGTGCGAGGGTCGGCAGGCCGCCGGCGTCGAGCTGATGGAGCCGCGCGAGGTCCCGCTGGGCGGGCCCCGGGCGATGCCGGTACGACGCACCCTGCCCCAGCGGCAGCGCTCGCTGATCGGCGCCTGGTGCTTCCTGGACCACTACGGCCCGGACCTGGTCAGCGAGAGCGGTGGCATGGAGGTCGCGCCGCACCCCCACACCGGCCTGCAGACGGTGAGCTGGCTGTTCACCGGCGAGATCGAGCACCGCGACAGCGCGGGCAATGTCGCGATGGTGCGGCCCCAGGAGGTCAACCTGATGACCGCGGGCCGCGGCATCAGCCACTCGGAGGTCTCCACGCCGGAGACCACGGTGCTGCACGGCGCCCAGCTCTGGGTCGCGCTCCCGGACGCCGACCGCGACACCGACCCCGGCTTCCAGCACTACGCCCCGGCCGAGGTGAGCGGCGAGGGCTGGCGGGCGCACGTCTTCCTCGGCTCGCTGCTCGGCGACAGCTCGCCGGTCACCACCTTCACGCCGCTGCTGGGCGCCGAGCTGGTCCTCGACCCCGGTACGACGCTGCGGGTCCCGGTCGACCCGGACTTCGAGCTGGGCGTGCTCGTCGACCTCGGCTCGGTGACGGTCGGCGGCGTCTCCGCGAAGGTCGCCGACCTGGCGTTCGTCCCACCCGGCGGCGACGAGCTGGTGCTGGCCGCCGGCGACGAGGGCGCGCGGCTGCTGGTGCTCGGCGGGCCGCCGTTCGGCGAGTCGATCGTGATGTGGTGGAACTTCGTGGGCCGCACCCACGAGGAGGTGGTGGCCTACCGCGCCGCCTGGCAGGAGCAGATCACCGGCGCCGACGGCGGGGTGGTCCCCGACAGCCGGCAGGTCGCGCCGGGCCGCTTCGGCGTCGTACCCGACCAGCCGCTGCCGCCGATCCCCGCACCGGGCCTGCCCAATGCCCGCCTCCGGGAGCGCCGGTGA
- a CDS encoding CidA/LrgA family protein, whose amino-acid sequence MIAGLTWLLAFQVLGEVVVRVLDVTVPGPVVGMLLLFVYLRVRRYGDDGAIVRAGSALLRHLQLFFIPAGVGIVAYLGLLGDHALPIAAALLGSWLLGLAVVGWTAVGLERLLGKPRDDLDDLGDLAAPGEAG is encoded by the coding sequence GTGATCGCTGGCCTGACCTGGCTGCTGGCGTTCCAGGTGCTCGGCGAGGTGGTGGTCCGGGTCCTCGACGTCACCGTGCCCGGCCCGGTCGTCGGCATGCTGCTGCTCTTCGTCTACCTCCGGGTGCGCCGCTACGGCGACGACGGCGCGATCGTCCGGGCCGGCAGCGCGCTGCTGCGCCACCTGCAGCTCTTCTTCATCCCGGCCGGCGTGGGGATCGTCGCCTACCTCGGCCTGCTCGGTGACCACGCGCTGCCGATCGCCGCCGCGCTGCTCGGCTCGTGGCTGCTCGGCCTCGCCGTGGTCGGCTGGACCGCGGTGGGCCTCGAGCGGCTCCTCGGCAAGCCCCGCGACGACCTGGACGACCTGGGCGACCTGGCGGCCCCGGGGGAGGCCGGGTGA
- a CDS encoding LrgB family protein — MRDDLLELARSPLALLLVTLAGYQAGRWLQARTGGHALAQPVLVAIAVAGTAITVLDVDYADYRSATELIAFWLGPATVALAIPLHRQADRLRGFVVPLLVAIVVGATTSIVSAVLIARALGADEALQKTLSTKAATTPVAIALTESLGGIPPLAAVFAIVIGIVSAITAPATLTLLRIRDRRARGLAVGAVSHGIGASRMLREDETEGAFAGLGMGLSALAISLLVPVLALVLF; from the coding sequence GTGAGGGACGACCTGCTGGAGCTGGCGCGCTCCCCGCTGGCGCTGCTGCTGGTCACCCTGGCCGGGTACCAGGCCGGTCGCTGGCTGCAGGCCCGCACCGGTGGACACGCGCTCGCCCAGCCGGTGCTGGTCGCGATCGCCGTGGCCGGTACGGCGATCACCGTGCTCGACGTCGACTACGCCGACTACCGCAGCGCCACCGAGCTGATCGCGTTCTGGCTCGGGCCGGCGACGGTCGCGCTGGCGATCCCGCTGCACCGGCAGGCCGACCGGCTGCGCGGCTTCGTCGTACCGCTCCTCGTGGCGATCGTCGTCGGCGCGACGACCTCGATCGTCAGCGCGGTCCTGATCGCGCGGGCCCTCGGTGCGGACGAGGCGCTGCAGAAGACCCTCTCGACCAAGGCCGCCACCACCCCCGTCGCGATCGCGCTGACCGAGAGCCTCGGTGGCATCCCGCCGCTGGCGGCGGTGTTCGCGATCGTGATCGGCATCGTCAGCGCGATCACCGCTCCCGCCACGCTCACCCTGCTGCGGATCCGGGACCGCCGGGCCCGCGGGCTCGCGGTCGGCGCGGTCTCCCACGGCATCGGCGCGTCCAGGATGCTGCGCGAGGACGAGACGGAGGGCGCCTTCGCGGGTCTCGGCATGGGCCTGTCCGCGCTCGCGATCAGCCTGCTCGTGCCGGTGCTGGCGCTCGTCCTGTTCTGA
- a CDS encoding amidase, whose amino-acid sequence MRVHAFTDDALADLDAVGLAERLAAGKVSATEATEAAIARVDAVNGELNAMAYADVDRARSDARNPRPGFLSGVPTLVKDNVDVAGMPTRSGTDAWTPRPAKRNGDFADMYLATGLVPLGKSQLSEYGFSASAEHPRLGAVRCPWDTERSAGASSSGSAALVAAGAVPIAHANDGGGSIRIPAAVNGLVGLKPTRGRLAQDKMFRDMPIRIISDGVVTRSVRDTAAFYREAERHYRNLNLPPIGDLTRPIKRRLRIALNTSGVGRSADAETRALTEQTASLLEDLGHSVTETEAPVAPSFVDDFLLYWALLAQVMLTTGRPLHGRSWDASKHDNLTLGLARHARRNLHRLPAAITRLKRANAQAELYYEKYDVALTPTLATATPKVGHLDPTQDYATIIDRLLDWVAFTPWQNVTGAPAISLPLATTAGGLPQGMMLGAAPGQEGVLIELAYELEQARPFARIQG is encoded by the coding sequence ATGCGCGTGCACGCCTTCACCGACGACGCCCTCGCCGACCTCGACGCGGTCGGCCTCGCCGAACGACTCGCCGCCGGGAAGGTCTCCGCGACGGAGGCGACCGAGGCCGCGATCGCCCGGGTCGACGCGGTCAACGGCGAGCTCAACGCGATGGCGTACGCCGACGTCGACCGGGCCCGCAGCGACGCCCGGAACCCGCGCCCCGGGTTCCTCTCCGGCGTACCGACCCTGGTGAAGGACAACGTCGACGTGGCCGGCATGCCGACCCGCTCCGGCACCGACGCCTGGACGCCGCGGCCCGCGAAGCGCAATGGCGACTTCGCCGACATGTACCTCGCCACCGGCCTGGTGCCGCTCGGCAAGAGCCAGCTCTCGGAGTACGGCTTCAGCGCCTCCGCCGAGCACCCGCGGCTCGGCGCGGTGCGCTGCCCGTGGGACACCGAGCGCTCGGCCGGCGCCTCCAGCTCGGGGTCGGCGGCGCTGGTGGCCGCCGGCGCGGTGCCGATCGCGCACGCCAACGACGGCGGCGGCTCGATCCGGATCCCCGCCGCGGTCAACGGCCTGGTCGGCCTCAAGCCCACCCGGGGCCGGCTGGCCCAGGACAAGATGTTCCGCGACATGCCGATCCGGATCATCTCCGACGGCGTCGTGACCCGCTCGGTGCGCGACACGGCGGCCTTCTACCGGGAGGCCGAGCGCCACTACCGCAACCTGAACCTGCCGCCCATCGGCGACCTGACCCGGCCGATCAAGCGGCGGCTGCGGATCGCGCTCAACACCAGCGGGGTCGGCCGCAGCGCCGACGCCGAGACCCGCGCGCTGACCGAGCAGACCGCGAGCCTGCTCGAGGACCTGGGCCACTCGGTGACCGAGACCGAGGCTCCGGTCGCGCCGAGCTTCGTCGACGACTTCCTGCTCTACTGGGCGCTGCTCGCGCAGGTGATGCTCACCACCGGCCGCCCGCTCCACGGCCGCAGCTGGGACGCCTCGAAGCACGACAACCTCACCCTCGGCCTGGCCCGGCACGCGCGCCGCAACCTGCACCGCCTGCCCGCCGCGATCACTCGGCTCAAGCGGGCCAACGCCCAGGCCGAGCTCTACTACGAGAAGTACGACGTCGCGCTGACGCCCACCCTCGCCACCGCCACGCCCAAGGTCGGCCACCTCGACCCGACCCAGGACTACGCCACGATCATCGACCGGCTGCTCGACTGGGTGGCCTTCACTCCCTGGCAGAACGTGACCGGCGCCCCGGCGATCTCGCTGCCCCTCGCGACCACCGCCGGGGGACTGCCGCAGGGGATGATGCTGGGCGCCGCGCCGGGCCAGGAGGGAGTGCTCATCGAGCTCGCCTACGAGCTCGAGCAGGCCCGTCCGTTCGCCCGGATCCAGGGCTGA
- the rpmG gene encoding 50S ribosomal protein L33, which yields MASKSSDVRPKITLACVDCKERNYITKKNRRNDPDRIELSKFCPRCRKHTAHRETR from the coding sequence GTGGCCAGCAAGAGCAGCGACGTTCGCCCCAAGATCACGCTCGCGTGCGTGGACTGCAAGGAGCGCAACTACATCACCAAGAAGAACCGCCGCAACGACCCCGACCGCATCGAGCTGTCGAAGTTCTGCCCGCGGTGCCGCAAGCACACCGCGCACCGCGAGACCCGCTGA
- a CDS encoding FAS1-like dehydratase domain-containing protein, whose product MPIDASLVGRAFPPTSPVPVTTEAVTAFATAVGGGAVASVPPTFPIVVTFAALQDFLAAEQIELSRIVHGDQRFRYARPVVVGDELTATLTVTGVRSIGGNDIIATSSEITDATGAVVCTATATLVHRGGAA is encoded by the coding sequence ATGCCGATCGACGCGTCCCTGGTCGGGCGTGCCTTCCCGCCCACCTCGCCGGTTCCGGTCACGACGGAGGCGGTCACCGCCTTCGCGACGGCCGTCGGCGGCGGCGCGGTGGCCAGCGTCCCGCCGACCTTCCCCATCGTGGTCACCTTCGCCGCGCTCCAGGACTTCCTGGCCGCCGAGCAGATCGAGCTGTCCCGGATCGTCCACGGCGACCAGCGCTTCCGCTACGCGCGGCCGGTCGTCGTCGGCGACGAGCTGACCGCGACGCTCACCGTCACCGGGGTGCGCTCCATCGGCGGCAACGACATCATCGCCACGTCCAGCGAGATCACCGACGCCACCGGCGCCGTGGTCTGCACCGCCACCGCCACCCTGGTCCACCGCGGAGGTGCCGCATGA
- a CDS encoding MaoC/PaaZ C-terminal domain-containing protein: protein MTELTPGTALEPLTYEITRADLVAYAVASGDHNPIHQDEEIALAVGLPGVIAHGMYTLALVGRAVATWTGEAEVVELGAKFVAPVVVPADGAARVTVAGTVGERTDAGLALALEITADGTKVLGAPKVLVRA from the coding sequence ATGACCGAGCTGACCCCCGGCACCGCCCTGGAGCCGCTCACCTACGAGATCACCCGCGCCGACCTGGTCGCGTACGCCGTCGCCAGCGGCGACCACAACCCGATCCACCAGGACGAGGAGATCGCGCTCGCGGTCGGCCTGCCCGGCGTGATCGCCCACGGGATGTACACCCTCGCGCTGGTCGGTCGCGCCGTCGCGACCTGGACCGGCGAGGCGGAGGTCGTCGAGCTGGGCGCGAAGTTCGTCGCCCCGGTCGTCGTCCCCGCGGACGGGGCCGCGCGGGTCACCGTCGCGGGCACCGTCGGTGAGCGCACCGACGCCGGGCTCGCCCTCGCCCTCGAGATCACCGCCGACGGCACGAAGGTGCTGGGCGCGCCCAAGGTCCTGGTCCGTGCCTGA
- a CDS encoding UDP-N-acetylmuramate dehydrogenase yields the protein MPDPALADLTTLRLGGPARRYVAAPDADALVAAVTEADRAGEPVLLVGGGSNLVVADEGFAGTVVHLTGGGVRVEDTEDGVSVTVAAGESWDGFVARAVAEGWVGVEALSGIPGTTGATPIQNVGAYGQEVAQAITSVTVWDRVLRGSRTFSGAECRFGYRHSRFKADPGRHLVLDVTFGFERGALSAPVGYAELARTLGVAVGERAPLADVREAVLGLRRGKGMVLDAADHDTWSAGSFFTNPFVDPDRVPAGAPSYPQPDGRVKTSAAWLIEHAGFGKGFGLDRPGARVSLSTKHTLALTNRGGATTAALLDLAREVRDGVAARFGVALVNEPVLVGCAL from the coding sequence GTGCCTGATCCCGCTCTCGCGGATCTGACCACCCTCCGCCTCGGCGGGCCCGCGCGCCGCTACGTCGCCGCGCCCGACGCCGACGCCCTGGTCGCCGCCGTCACCGAGGCCGACCGGGCCGGCGAGCCGGTGCTCCTCGTGGGTGGCGGCAGCAACCTGGTCGTCGCCGACGAGGGCTTCGCCGGCACCGTCGTCCACCTGACCGGTGGGGGCGTCCGGGTCGAGGACACCGAGGACGGCGTGTCCGTGACCGTGGCCGCCGGCGAGTCCTGGGACGGCTTCGTCGCCCGCGCGGTGGCCGAGGGCTGGGTCGGCGTCGAGGCGCTCTCCGGCATCCCGGGCACCACCGGAGCCACCCCGATCCAGAACGTCGGCGCCTACGGCCAGGAGGTCGCCCAGGCCATCACCTCGGTCACCGTGTGGGACCGGGTGCTGCGGGGGTCGCGGACGTTCTCCGGCGCGGAGTGCCGCTTCGGGTACCGCCATTCGCGGTTCAAGGCCGACCCCGGCCGCCACCTCGTCCTCGACGTGACCTTCGGCTTCGAGCGCGGTGCGCTCTCCGCGCCCGTCGGGTACGCCGAGCTGGCCCGCACCCTCGGCGTCGCCGTGGGGGAGCGGGCCCCACTGGCCGACGTACGGGAGGCGGTGCTGGGGCTGCGCCGCGGCAAGGGCATGGTCCTCGACGCCGCCGACCACGACACCTGGAGCGCCGGCTCGTTCTTCACCAACCCGTTCGTCGACCCCGACCGGGTGCCGGCGGGGGCGCCGTCGTACCCCCAGCCCGACGGGCGGGTGAAGACCAGCGCCGCCTGGCTGATCGAGCACGCCGGCTTCGGCAAGGGCTTCGGTCTGGACCGACCCGGCGCCCGGGTGTCGCTGTCGACCAAGCACACGCTCGCGCTCACCAACCGCGGTGGCGCGACGACCGCGGCCCTCCTCGATCTCGCCCGCGAGGTCCGCGACGGGGTCGCGGCGCGGTTCGGCGTCGCGCTGGTCAACGAGCCGGTGCTCGTCGGCTGCGCCCTCTGA
- a CDS encoding adenosine deaminase, producing the protein MRDLKALPKAHLHLHFTGSMRHATLLELAARDRIHLPDALVEHWPPQLTAADEKGWFRFQRLYDVARSVLRTEADVRRLVLEAAEDDVADGGRWLEIQVDPSGYAARFGGITAFTDLVLDAVRDASTRTGLGIAVVIAANRTRHPLDARTLARLASQYVDRGVVGFGLSNDERRGRTSDFAGAFAIAERAGLLLAPHGGELRGPEHIRVCLDDLHAGRLGHGVRAAEDPDLLARIVDAGVALEVCPVSNVALGVYSDLTSVPLPTLLDAGATVALGADDPLLFGSRLAGQYATMRAAHDLGDEQLAELARMSFRASRAPKDVVDAGMAGIDDWLAREAS; encoded by the coding sequence GTGCGGGATCTCAAGGCGTTGCCCAAGGCGCACCTCCACCTGCACTTCACCGGCTCGATGCGCCACGCCACGCTGCTCGAGCTGGCCGCCCGCGACCGGATCCACCTCCCCGACGCGCTTGTCGAGCACTGGCCGCCCCAGCTCACCGCGGCCGACGAGAAGGGCTGGTTCCGCTTCCAGCGCCTCTACGACGTGGCCCGGTCCGTGCTGCGCACCGAGGCCGACGTACGCCGGCTGGTGCTCGAGGCCGCCGAGGACGACGTCGCCGACGGCGGGCGCTGGCTGGAGATCCAGGTCGACCCGAGCGGGTACGCCGCCCGCTTCGGCGGCATCACCGCCTTCACCGACCTCGTCCTCGACGCCGTCCGCGACGCCTCCACGCGCACCGGCCTCGGCATCGCCGTCGTCATCGCCGCCAACCGCACCCGCCACCCACTCGACGCCCGCACCCTGGCCCGCCTCGCCAGTCAGTACGTCGACCGCGGCGTCGTCGGCTTCGGGCTCTCCAACGACGAGCGCCGCGGCCGCACCTCCGACTTCGCCGGCGCCTTCGCCATCGCCGAGCGCGCCGGCCTGCTCCTCGCACCCCACGGCGGCGAGCTGCGCGGCCCCGAGCACATCCGGGTGTGCCTCGACGACCTGCACGCCGGGCGCCTCGGCCACGGCGTACGCGCGGCGGAGGACCCGGACCTCCTCGCCCGGATCGTCGACGCCGGCGTGGCCCTCGAGGTGTGCCCGGTCTCCAATGTCGCGCTCGGGGTCTACTCCGACCTCACCTCGGTCCCTCTCCCCACCCTCCTCGACGCCGGCGCCACCGTCGCCCTCGGAGCCGACGACCCGCTGCTCTTCGGCTCCCGCCTCGCCGGCCAGTACGCCACCATGCGCGCCGCCCACGACCTCGGCGACGAGCAGCTCGCCGAGCTGGCCCGGATGTCGTTCCGCGCCAGCCGGGCGCCCAAGGACGTCGTCGACGCCGGGATGGCCGGCATCGACGACTGGCTGGCTCGAGAAGCGTCGTGA
- a CDS encoding TetR/AcrR family transcriptional regulator: MPDSPLTPKAAQTRASILATALQLFREDGYDRTTMRAVAKGAGVSLGSAYYYFASKEHLVQAFYDELLTEHEAAVEAVLARESGFAARLRGSLEAWLDVAEPHHAFAAQFFRNAADPASPLSPFSPESAPARDGSIALMRRLLAGSDAKVSRRLEGRLPELLWLLQMGIVLFWVYDASPGQRRSRTLVAGVVPLVDRLVRMSRLPVLRGVVDDVLGLLDAIQADAGSTPPGANP, translated from the coding sequence GTGCCGGACTCCCCGCTCACGCCCAAGGCCGCCCAGACCCGCGCGAGCATCCTCGCCACGGCGCTGCAGCTGTTCCGCGAGGACGGCTACGACCGCACCACCATGCGCGCCGTCGCCAAGGGCGCGGGGGTCTCGCTCGGCAGCGCGTACTACTACTTCGCCTCCAAGGAGCACCTCGTCCAGGCGTTCTACGACGAGCTGCTCACCGAGCACGAGGCGGCGGTCGAGGCGGTGCTGGCGCGCGAGTCCGGGTTCGCCGCGCGGCTGCGGGGGAGCCTGGAGGCCTGGCTCGACGTCGCCGAGCCGCACCACGCCTTCGCGGCGCAGTTCTTCCGCAACGCCGCGGACCCGGCGAGCCCGCTGTCGCCGTTCAGCCCCGAGTCGGCGCCGGCCCGCGACGGCAGCATCGCCCTGATGCGGCGCCTGCTCGCCGGGTCGGACGCCAAGGTCTCCCGCCGGCTCGAGGGACGGCTGCCCGAGCTGCTCTGGCTGCTCCAGATGGGGATCGTGCTGTTCTGGGTGTACGACGCAAGCCCCGGCCAGCGGCGCTCCCGCACCCTGGTGGCGGGCGTCGTACCGCTGGTCGACCGGCTGGTCCGGATGAGTCGGCTGCCGGTGCTGCGCGGGGTGGTCGACGACGTGCTCGGGCTGCTCGACGCGATCCAGGCCGACGCCGGTTCGACTCCGCCGGGCGCGAACCCGTAG
- the secE gene encoding preprotein translocase subunit SecE, which translates to MADAPAVRGGRKDSSGGKQSENRTGPVTFYRQVVAELRKVVWPTREQLGTYFVVVIAFVLVMIALVSVLDLALGKLAFEIFTGADDI; encoded by the coding sequence GTGGCGGATGCTCCGGCAGTCCGTGGAGGCCGCAAGGACTCCTCGGGTGGCAAGCAGTCCGAGAACCGCACCGGGCCGGTGACCTTCTACCGCCAGGTCGTCGCCGAGCTCCGCAAGGTCGTCTGGCCGACCCGGGAGCAGCTCGGCACCTACTTCGTCGTCGTCATCGCCTTCGTCCTCGTGATGATCGCCCTGGTGTCGGTCCTCGACCTCGCGCTCGGAAAGCTCGCGTTCGAGATCTTCACCGGCGCCGACGACATCTGA
- the nusG gene encoding transcription termination/antitermination protein NusG, whose translation MEQHVSEQYDPAQADEALAEAAHDVADVEDAEDTALEESLQGDLDDEFDADVEVDETVDVEGADEIAAVEDDADEDVEDEPAEAADEDPLEAFRRELWAKPGDWFVVHTYSGMENRVKQNLENRIHSLNMEDYIHEIVVPTEEVAEIKNGQRKMVKRTVLPGYVLVRMDLTDESWAAVRHTPSVTGFVGHSHQPVPLSMDEVEKMLAPAVVTAAAAEAEAAAASTPGAAATPAKKPIEVADFDVNDSVLIVDGAFATLHATITEINAEAQRVKALVEIFGRETPVELSFSQIQRV comes from the coding sequence ATGGAGCAGCACGTGTCCGAGCAGTACGACCCGGCCCAGGCTGACGAGGCGCTCGCCGAGGCGGCCCACGACGTCGCCGACGTCGAGGACGCGGAGGACACCGCCCTCGAGGAGAGCCTCCAGGGCGACCTGGACGACGAGTTCGACGCGGACGTCGAGGTCGACGAGACCGTCGACGTCGAGGGAGCCGACGAGATCGCCGCCGTCGAGGACGACGCTGACGAGGACGTTGAGGACGAGCCCGCCGAGGCCGCTGACGAGGACCCGCTCGAGGCGTTCCGCCGCGAGCTGTGGGCCAAGCCCGGCGACTGGTTCGTGGTGCACACCTACTCCGGCATGGAGAACCGGGTGAAGCAGAACCTCGAGAACCGGATCCACTCCCTCAACATGGAGGACTACATCCACGAGATCGTGGTCCCCACCGAGGAGGTCGCCGAGATCAAGAACGGCCAGCGCAAGATGGTCAAGCGCACCGTTCTCCCCGGCTACGTCCTGGTCCGGATGGACCTCACCGACGAGTCCTGGGCCGCCGTGCGGCACACCCCGTCGGTCACCGGCTTCGTCGGCCACAGCCACCAGCCGGTCCCGCTGAGCATGGACGAGGTCGAGAAGATGCTCGCCCCGGCCGTCGTCACCGCCGCGGCCGCCGAGGCCGAGGCTGCCGCGGCCAGCACCCCCGGTGCCGCCGCCACGCCGGCCAAGAAGCCGATCGAGGTCGCCGACTTCGATGTCAACGACTCCGTCCTCATCGTCGACGGCGCGTTCGCCACGCTGCATGCGACGATCACCGAGATCAACGCCGAGGCCCAGCGGGTCAAGGCGCTCGTCGAGATCTTCGGCCGCGAGACCCCGGTCGAGCTGTCGTTCTCCCAGATCCAGCGGGTCTGA
- the rplK gene encoding 50S ribosomal protein L11, translated as MPPKKKIAALVKVQLQAGSATPAPPVGTALGPHGVNIMDFCKAYNAQTESMRGNVIPVEITIYEDRTFDFITKTPPAAELIKKAAGLQKGSGVPHKEKVGKLTKDQVREIATTKLPDLNANDIDAAMKIVEGTARSMGVTVD; from the coding sequence ATGCCTCCCAAGAAGAAGATCGCCGCACTGGTCAAGGTGCAGCTGCAGGCCGGCTCGGCCACCCCGGCTCCGCCGGTCGGTACCGCGCTCGGTCCGCACGGCGTCAACATCATGGACTTCTGCAAGGCGTACAACGCCCAGACCGAGTCCATGCGCGGCAACGTCATCCCCGTCGAGATCACCATCTACGAGGACCGGACGTTCGACTTCATCACGAAGACGCCGCCGGCCGCCGAGCTGATCAAGAAGGCCGCGGGCCTCCAGAAGGGCTCGGGCGTCCCGCACAAGGAGAAGGTCGGCAAGCTGACCAAGGACCAGGTGCGCGAGATCGCGACGACCAAGCTCCCCGACCTCAACGCCAACGACATCGACGCCGCGATGAAGATCGTGGAGGGCACCGCGCGCTCCATGGGCGTCACCGTCGACTGA
- the rplA gene encoding 50S ribosomal protein L1 produces MQRSKTYRAAAETFDKNELYAPLAAIKIAKAASKKKFDETVDVVMRLGVDPRKADQMVRGTVNLPHGTGKTARVLVFANGDKADAAREAGADFVGSDDLIDKVAGGWTDFDAVVATPDLMGKVGRLGRVLGPRGLMPNPKVGTVTPDPAKAVSDIKGGKIEFRVDRHANLHFIVGKASFSEQQLAENYAAALEEVLRLKPASSKGRYLKKVTVSTTMGPGVQVDPNRIKNVAVEDEA; encoded by the coding sequence ATGCAGCGCAGCAAGACCTACCGCGCGGCTGCGGAGACGTTCGACAAGAACGAGCTCTACGCGCCGCTGGCCGCGATCAAGATCGCCAAGGCCGCCAGCAAGAAGAAGTTCGACGAGACCGTCGACGTCGTCATGCGCCTGGGTGTCGACCCGCGCAAGGCCGACCAGATGGTCCGCGGCACCGTCAACCTGCCCCACGGCACCGGCAAGACCGCCCGCGTCCTGGTGTTCGCCAACGGTGACAAGGCCGACGCCGCCCGCGAGGCCGGCGCCGACTTCGTCGGCAGCGACGACCTGATCGACAAGGTCGCCGGCGGCTGGACCGACTTCGACGCCGTGGTCGCCACCCCGGACCTGATGGGCAAGGTCGGCCGCCTCGGCCGTGTGCTCGGTCCCCGTGGCCTCATGCCGAACCCGAAGGTCGGCACCGTGACGCCGGACCCGGCCAAGGCCGTCTCCGACATCAAGGGCGGCAAGATCGAGTTCCGCGTCGACCGCCACGCCAACCTCCACTTCATCGTCGGCAAGGCCTCCTTCTCCGAGCAGCAGCTCGCCGAGAACTACGCCGCCGCCCTCGAGGAGGTGCTGCGGCTCAAGCCGGCCAGCTCCAAGGGCCGCTACCTGAAGAAGGTCACCGTCTCCACGACCATGGGCCCCGGCGTCCAGGTCGACCCCAACCGCATCAAGAACGTCGCGGTCGAGGACGAGGCCTGA